In the Caenorhabditis elegans chromosome X genome, one interval contains:
- the F08B12.4 gene encoding uncharacterized protein (Partially confirmed by transcript evidence), which yields MTGGSAVPHPNSAAGQELTNKNLEEKSVLEGGTQVKPWLKNQPDLANIREQNHQ from the exons ATGACCGGAGGATCTGCTGTTCCACATCCAA ACTCTGCCGCTGGACAGGAACTTACCAACAAAAATCTTGAGGAGAAAAGCGTCTTGGAAGGGGGAACCCAGGTCAAGCCATGGCTCAAGAACCAACCAGACCTTGCCAACATCCGCGAGCAAAACCACCAGTAA
- the F08B12.4 gene encoding uncharacterized protein (Confirmed by transcript evidence), translated as MNSFVILAIVLAIVNAMPVEQDGLTGGRGVPHPNSAAGQELTNKNLEEKSVLEGGTQVKPWLKNQPDLANIREQNHQ; from the exons ATGAATTCATTTGTCATTCTTGCTATTGTTTTAGCCATCGTTAACGCCATGCCAGTTGAACAAGACGGACTTACCGGAGGACGCGGAGTCCCACATCCAA ACTCTGCCGCTGGACAGGAACTTACCAACAAAAATCTTGAGGAGAAAAGCGTCTTGGAAGGGGGAACCCAGGTCAAGCCATGGCTCAAGAACCAACCAGACCTTGCCAACATCCGCGAGCAAAACCACCAGTAA
- the F08B12.4 gene encoding uncharacterized protein (Confirmed by transcript evidence), which produces MPVEQDGLTGGRGVPHPNSAAGQELTNKNLEEKSVLEGGTQVKPWLKNQPDLANIREQNHQ; this is translated from the exons ATGCCAGTTGAACAAGACGGACTTACCGGAGGACGCGGAGTCCCACATCCAA ACTCTGCCGCTGGACAGGAACTTACCAACAAAAATCTTGAGGAGAAAAGCGTCTTGGAAGGGGGAACCCAGGTCAAGCCATGGCTCAAGAACCAACCAGACCTTGCCAACATCCGCGAGCAAAACCACCAGTAA
- the F08B12.4 gene encoding uncharacterized protein (Confirmed by transcript evidence): MNSFVILAIVLAIVNAMPVEQDGLTGGRGVPHPNSAAGQALSGKTGGSSVPHPNSAAGQELTNKNLEEKSVLEGGTQVKPWLKNQPDLANIREQNHQ; this comes from the exons ATGAATTCATTTGTCATTCTTGCTATTGTTTTAGCCATCGTTAACGCCATGCCAGTTGAACAAGACGGACTTACCGGAGGACGCGGAGTCCCACATCCAA ACTCTGCTGCTGGACAAGCTCTTTCCGGAAAGACCGGAGGATCTTCCGTTCCACATCCAA ACTCTGCCGCTGGACAGGAACTTACCAACAAAAATCTTGAGGAGAAAAGCGTCTTGGAAGGGGGAACCCAGGTCAAGCCATGGCTCAAGAACCAACCAGACCTTGCCAACATCCGCGAGCAAAACCACCAGTAA
- the F08B12.4 gene encoding uncharacterized protein (Confirmed by transcript evidence) produces MNSFVILAIVLAIVNAMPVEQDGLTGGRGVPHPNSAAGQALSGKTGGSSVPHPNSAAGQALSGGMTGGSAVPHPNSAAGQELTNKNLEEKSVLEGGTQVKPWLKNQPDLANIREQNHQ; encoded by the exons ATGAATTCATTTGTCATTCTTGCTATTGTTTTAGCCATCGTTAACGCCATGCCAGTTGAACAAGACGGACTTACCGGAGGACGCGGAGTCCCACATCCAA ACTCTGCTGCTGGACAAGCTCTTTCCGGAAAGACCGGAGGATCTTCCGTTCCACATCCAA ATTCTGCTGCTGGACAAGCCCTTTCCGGAGGAATGACCGGAGGATCTGCTGTTCCACATCCAA ACTCTGCCGCTGGACAGGAACTTACCAACAAAAATCTTGAGGAGAAAAGCGTCTTGGAAGGGGGAACCCAGGTCAAGCCATGGCTCAAGAACCAACCAGACCTTGCCAACATCCGCGAGCAAAACCACCAGTAA
- the pek-1 gene encoding Eukaryotic translation initiation factor 2-alpha kinase pek-1 (Confirmed by transcript evidence) encodes MSVYYIVLAGFLLFMALVPFNAGQQYIDDDIEVVSSCQNGYVQNAGCDQNSQVNIIITATLDGVVTALDGETGEMIWRYEDAPLLRGTLSTSDPIDIGGTSLQLMPTLDGRLFSYTHNTNLIEPLPITTDSLLESTIRLGQDAVAGGKSVTTKGFDLFTGEQKYECSMESCGPGDTETPKNPIILIRRTTNSIRAMDTLRGIERWNLSTAEIGVTLAGGITSPTLVSDVKILLQPPDGVIVAVDKYNREEWKTNVDGHIVSVWQVYGNQIGEISIFDPSNIFTTQYEVMQREQHNLQTQSSLLYMGTSNGFPFIIQSPKAKNNLKQRMNALPELSTMTELTNPRFCTANEETRSLAYNVKDETLRLVLHNAFRHSQSKAIEDKSLSGSSARRKLQIIASDTEVSAQRIGTENLRSTSVSKSGDYGYLVLESEPQRVKFKVNSPITLMQTIFSYIFNPTAVVSFLAGLIGVTVAVVYNKIAKSSPRMIEHLSSTESAETESASHRTRTTSFAPTDDEIERFVEEGSDLSTTPIGAIHRKPLMPIEKSNIETHTQPQIKPVQRLVKTDIDTDEDSFSNDEKKRLLRNRTISRSSLEGFTSRFANEFEVKKVIGHGGFGVVFRAQSITDMNEYAVKRIAVADNDKARNRVLREARALAMFDHPGIIRYFYAWEERPPKGFQEKEDENLLGKIKAEKLAKLHEIKKAKKHTSEGKRVRSADTASFAESFAMPPVVGNTTDAENSWSTSAKPQEVGAKRTTSESKLGLHGGSDRTTAELKEESVAFSESDEESDTTEDSSSSDESPSSSSGSSIDDEPKKYNSSSGGIEFVDGSDDVDNEAVKETKKEIAVIEELSIHNRAMIVETENQELEVRERNDTGDCAYLYIVMQLCAEKTLEDWIRRSKTMESRPLFTMKNWIKQLASGLEYLHNKGFIHRDLKPGNVFFSLDSTHGHQILKIGDLGLATKTDGAPKITVRQDSDSSAKHTKNVGTRSYMSPEQLKHQQYTEKVDIFALGLVATELIISFSTASERIHTFADFQKGDIPAILDNVPESRDFLLQLTSLEPSERPTAHEVATHKFLQ; translated from the exons ATGAGTGTGTATTATATAGTTTTAGCTGGGTTCTTGCTCTTCATGGCCTTGGTACCATTCAACGCTGGCCAACAGTACATCGATGATGACATAGAAGTTGTATCATCTTGTCAA AATGGTTATGTACAAAATGCGGGTTGTGATCAGAATAGTCAAGTGAACATTATTATCACCGCTACTCTGGATGGAGTCGTCACTGCACTGGATGGAGAAACGGGTGAAATGATTTGGAGATACGAGGATGCACCACTTTTAAGAGGAACGCTGAGCACATCTGAC CCGATTGACATTGGAGGAACCAGTTTACAACTTATGCCAACATTAGATGGAAGATTGTTTTCGTACACACATAACACAAATCTCATTGAACCACTCCCAATCACTACTGATTCTCTTCTGGAATCTACTATCCGCCTTGGACAGGACGCCGTAGCTGGTGGAAAAAGTGTTACTACCAAAGGTTTTGACTTATTCACAGGAGAGCAAAAATATGAGTGTTCAATGGAGTCTTGTGGACCCGGAGATACggaaactccaaaaaatccaataattttaataaggCGGACTACGAACTCGATTCGTGCAATGGACACTCTTCGTGGAATTGAAAGATGGAACTTATCTACAGCTGAGATTGGTGTCACTTTGGCTGGCGGAATAACTAGTCCAACATTAGTTTCTGACGTCAAAATATTGCTCCAACCCCCAGACGGAGTGATTGTTGCTGTTGACAAGTACAACCGCGAGGAATGGAAAACGAACGTAGATGGGCACATTGTTAGTGTTTGGCAAGTTTATGGAAATCAAATCGGAGAG ATATCCATCTTCGACCCAAGTAATATTTTCACCACTCAATATGAAGTGATGCAGCGTGAACAACACAACTTGCAAACTCAGTCATCTCTCCTTTACATGGGTACATCAAATGGATTTCCATTCATCATTCAAAGTCCCAAAGCTAAGAATAACTTGAAGCAGAGAATGAACGCATTGCCAGAGCTTTCAACAATGACAGAGCTCACGAATCCTCGATTCTGCACTGCTAATGAAGAAACCAGAAGTCTTGCATACAATGTGAAGGATGAAACCTTGC gattGGTGCTTCATAATGCGTTTCGTCATTCCCAAAGCAAAGCCATTGAAGACAAGTCATTAAGTGGCTCTTCTGCTAGACGGAAGTTACAAATCATTGCTTCGGATACTGAAGTATCAGCACAGCGGATTGGAACTGAAAACTTGAGATCTACTTCGGTGTCAAAATCAG GTGATTACGGTTATCTTGTTTTGGAATCCGAACCACAAAGAGTCAAATTCAAAGTTAATTCTCCAATCACCCTTATGCAAACGATCTTCAGTTATATTTTCAACCCGACCGCTGTTGTCAGTTTTCTTGCTGGACTAATTGGTGTTACTGTAGCGGTGGTATACAATAAAATCGCAAAAAGTTCTCCTCGAATGATTGAACACCTATCAAGCACCGAAAGTGCAGAAACTGAAAGTGCATCCCACAGAACTCGAACT ACGTCGTTTGCACCGACAGATGATGAAATTGAACGATTTGTTGAAGAAGGATCAGATTTGAGTACCACACCAATTGGAGCAATACATAGGAAACCGCTAATG CCCATTGAAAAGTCAAACATTGAGACTCATACTCAACCTCAAATAAAGCCCGTTCAACGACTGGTAAAAACTGACATTGACACCGACGAggattcattttcaaatgatgAGAAAAAGCGACTTTTGAGAAATCGGACGATTTCACGCTCAAGTCTCGAAGGATTCACAAGTAGATTTGCCAACGAATTTGAGGTCAAGAAGGTCATCGGGCATGGTGGTTTTGGTGTTGTGTTCCGTGCTCAAAGTATTACAGACATGAACGAGTACGCTGTCAAGAGAATTGCGGTTGCTGATAA tgacAAAGCGAGAAATCGTGTGCTCCGAGAAGCAAGAGCTCTTGCGATGTTTGATCATCCTGGAATTATTCGGTACTTCTATGCTTGGGAGGAAAGGCCGCCGAAGGGATTTCAGGAAAAAGAAGATGAGAATCTTCTTGGGAAAataaaagctgaaaaactggcaaaacttcatgaaatcaaaaaagcaAAGAAGCACACAAGTGAAGGGAAACGTGTCAGATCAGCAGACACTGCATCTTTTGCGGAGTCATTTGCAATGCCTCCCGTTGTTGGAAATACAACTGATGCTGAGAATAGTTGGAGTACGTCTGCAAAGCCACAAGAAGTCGGAGCAAAACGCACAACTTCCGAAAGCAAGCTTGGATTGC aTGGAGGATCTGACAGAACTACTGCCGAGCTGAAAGAAGAGAGCGTTGCCTTCTCAGAAAGTGATGAAGAATCGGACACTACAGAGGATAGTAGCTCTAGTGATGAATCACCTTCCTCATCTTCCGGCTCTTCTATTGATGATGAGCCCAAGAAGTATAACTCTTCATCAGGAGGAATTGAGTTTGTCGATGGCTCAGATGATGTTGATAATGAAGCTGTGAAAGAAACAAAGAAGGAGATTGCTGTGATTGAAGAACTCTCAATCCATAACAGA GCGATGATCGTTGAGACGGAAAATCAAGAACTGGAGGTTCGAGAAAGAAATGATACTGGTGACTGTGCCTATTTGTATATTGTAATGCAATTATGTGCCGAGAAGACCCTTGAAGATTGGATCCGCCGCAGCAAAACCATGGAAAGTCGTCCGCTATTCacgatgaaaaattggattaaacAATTGGCGAGCGGTCTTGAATACCTTCACAACAAAGGATTCATCCACAGAGATTTGAAACCaggaaatgtatttttctctCTCGACTCAACACATGGTCATCAAATCCTCAAAATTGGAGATCTTGGATTGGCAACTAAAACTGATGGAGCTCCCAAAATAACAGTTCGCCAGGATTCAGACAGCAGTGCAAAGCATACGAAAAACGTCGGCACTCGATCCTACATGTCTCCAGAGCAATTGAAACATCAACAATACACGGAGAAAGTGGATATTTTCGCACTGGGACTAGTCGCAACAGAGCtcatcatttcattttctacTGCTAGCGAGAGAATTCACACATTTGCTGATTTCCAGAAAGGAGATATTCCAGCCATTTTGGACAATGTGCCAGAGTCG cggGATTTCCTTCTCCAACTGACCAGCTTGGAACCATCAGAACGTCCTACTGCCCATGAAGTAGCTACTCATAAATTTCTCCAATaa
- the F08B12.4 gene encoding uncharacterized protein (Confirmed by transcript evidence), protein MPVEQDGLTGGRGVPHPNSAAGQALSGGMTGGSAVPHPNSAAGQELTNKNLEEKSVLEGGTQVKPWLKNQPDLANIREQNHQ, encoded by the exons ATGCCAGTTGAACAAGACGGACTTACCGGAGGACGCGGAGTCCCACATCCAA ATTCTGCTGCTGGACAAGCCCTTTCCGGAGGAATGACCGGAGGATCTGCTGTTCCACATCCAA ACTCTGCCGCTGGACAGGAACTTACCAACAAAAATCTTGAGGAGAAAAGCGTCTTGGAAGGGGGAACCCAGGTCAAGCCATGGCTCAAGAACCAACCAGACCTTGCCAACATCCGCGAGCAAAACCACCAGTAA
- the F46C3.2 gene encoding uncharacterized protein (Confirmed by transcript evidence): MSIHIPSASNSRGYVTSREMLLTYIHNMAKADVRKLLRPVRDGLLTENTMFHMNTQNFSVDHVVVPISIADFLKELSPEWMRWIHTAPGEVDLEERRYAPHATFDYHGDHVDSDVILDYVTGMDKHQKRALLNLIREGVLTDECFINISTHVGPERVQVPMPRVVEAMRIIQEGEQDLQKEKPMLLKIFTMKHYSSASFDNHYRADLKVRSLTAARYTMPIWYTLFFSFMTLATFASHIWSQVTNYSDLQETLSMTLPTIILVVSSLLIGMLLYFNVYMVGFLCCCENNFSMRLVTKDLDYSSLYVHFCELNKFDLRIYFVKGLQFILLWYTMLLAVYAHEHDLNIYPALVCVLTNGFGLMLFARMAEFFRRCRRTRDGTSIAAR; the protein is encoded by the exons ATGAGTATACATATACCATCTGCGTCAAATTCAAGAGGATATGTTACCTCGAGGGAAATGCTTTTAACCTATATTCATAATATGGCAAAAGCCGATGTTCGAAAATTGTTGAGGCCGGTGAGAGATGGGCTTTTGACTGAAAACACAATGTTTCATATGAATACACA aaatttttctgttGACCACGTGGTGGTCCCCATATCAATCGCTGATTTTCTTAAAGAGCTGAGTCCAGAATGGATGAGATGGATTCATACAG CTCCCGGTGAAGTTGACCTTGAAGAAAGGCGGTATGCTCCGCATGCAACTTTTGACTATCATGGTGAT CATGTAGATAGCGATGTGATATTGGATTATGTAACCGGAATGGATAAACATCAAAAACGTGCTTTGTTAAATTTAATACGAGAAGGTGTACTTACTGATGAATGTTTTATAAATATATCAACACATGTTGGTCCTGAAAGAGTTCAG gTACCTATGCCACGTGTAGTTGAAGCAATGCGCATAATACAAGAAGGTGAACAAGATCTCCAAAAAGAGAAACCAATGCttcttaaaatatttacaatGAAACATTACTCATCTGCTTCTTTTGACAACCATTATCGTGCAG atttGAAAGTTCGATCTCTAACTGCTGCAAGATACACTATGCCAATTTGGTacacattgtttttttcattcatgACTCTGGCAACATTTGCCTCGCATATTTGGTCCCAAGTCACAAATTACTCAGATTTACAAGAGACGCTTTCAATGACTCTACCGACAATTATTCTAGTGGTTTCAAG TCTTCTCATTGGCATGCTACTTTATTTCAACGTCTATATGGTTGGTTTTTTATGTTGTTGTGAGAATAACTTTTCAATGAGACTAGTAACAAAGGATTTGGATTATTCGTCTCTTTATGTACATTTTTG cgAGCTAAACAAATTTGATCTGAGGATATATTTTGTGAAAGGATTGCAGTTTATTCTTCTTTGGTACACTATGCTTTTGGCTGTTTATGCCCATGAGCATGATTTAAACATTTATCCAGCTTTAGTTTGTGTTTTAACAAATGGATTTGGACTGATGTTATTTGCAAG AATGGCCGAATTCTTCCGACGGTGTAGAAGAACAAGAGATGGGACGTCTATTGCAGCCAGATAG
- the F08B12.4 gene encoding uncharacterized protein (Partially confirmed by transcript evidence): MPVEQDGLTGGRGVPHPNSAAGQALSGKTGGSSVPHPNSAAGQALSGGMTGGSAVPHPNSAAGQELTNKNLEEKSVLEGGTQVKPWLKNQPDLANIREQNHQ, translated from the exons ATGCCAGTTGAACAAGACGGACTTACCGGAGGACGCGGAGTCCCACATCCAA ACTCTGCTGCTGGACAAGCTCTTTCCGGAAAGACCGGAGGATCTTCCGTTCCACATCCAA ATTCTGCTGCTGGACAAGCCCTTTCCGGAGGAATGACCGGAGGATCTGCTGTTCCACATCCAA ACTCTGCCGCTGGACAGGAACTTACCAACAAAAATCTTGAGGAGAAAAGCGTCTTGGAAGGGGGAACCCAGGTCAAGCCATGGCTCAAGAACCAACCAGACCTTGCCAACATCCGCGAGCAAAACCACCAGTAA
- the F08B12.4 gene encoding uncharacterized protein (Partially confirmed by transcript evidence) gives MPVEQDGLTGGRGVPHPNSAAGQALSGKTGGSSVPHPNSAAGQELTNKNLEEKSVLEGGTQVKPWLKNQPDLANIREQNHQ, from the exons ATGCCAGTTGAACAAGACGGACTTACCGGAGGACGCGGAGTCCCACATCCAA ACTCTGCTGCTGGACAAGCTCTTTCCGGAAAGACCGGAGGATCTTCCGTTCCACATCCAA ACTCTGCCGCTGGACAGGAACTTACCAACAAAAATCTTGAGGAGAAAAGCGTCTTGGAAGGGGGAACCCAGGTCAAGCCATGGCTCAAGAACCAACCAGACCTTGCCAACATCCGCGAGCAAAACCACCAGTAA
- the F08B12.4 gene encoding uncharacterized protein (Confirmed by transcript evidence), translating to MNSFVILAIVLAIVNAMPVEQDGLTGGRGVPHPNSAAGQALSGGMTGGSAVPHPNSAAGQELTNKNLEEKSVLEGGTQVKPWLKNQPDLANIREQNHQ from the exons ATGAATTCATTTGTCATTCTTGCTATTGTTTTAGCCATCGTTAACGCCATGCCAGTTGAACAAGACGGACTTACCGGAGGACGCGGAGTCCCACATCCAA ATTCTGCTGCTGGACAAGCCCTTTCCGGAGGAATGACCGGAGGATCTGCTGTTCCACATCCAA ACTCTGCCGCTGGACAGGAACTTACCAACAAAAATCTTGAGGAGAAAAGCGTCTTGGAAGGGGGAACCCAGGTCAAGCCATGGCTCAAGAACCAACCAGACCTTGCCAACATCCGCGAGCAAAACCACCAGTAA